GGATGTCATAAGGGAGAGGAGTGGCTAGCCTTAGCAATTTAACATAATATAAATTATAAGACAAATAAATCGCTTAATGATTTAGCTCAATTAATAACTAGAAGAACATTGTTCCACAAGTCGAAGCGTGTGCTGCTCATTGTAACTTCAGCTGGCTTTAACCTACGTAGCTACGTAGTGACAATAGCTTTACATGTAGGATAGCATCAGTGACTGGTTAACTGATTAGCAACAAAAGCTGCATGAGTATCGGGATTAATTGTTATGGATAGTTCAACTCTGCCAGTACACGGAAAATGAAAATTTAGGCTACGTACCATAGCGTACGCGCACCTGCGCCAGTTCGCACAAGCGCTGGCTAAAATGGTATCATCGCGCCCACGTGCTTTATAAGCAAAGCTCGCGTGCTGCAAACCAATTACTCGGCAGGCGCGGCGAGCCGAGATGTAATAAGCGTCCATTAAGTGTTGGGCCGCGTGACGACGCTGCACGGGCCTTAGAACTTTTTTTTGAGCACGTCCTGTAGCATCTGCTTGTCCAAGCTCAGGTCGGCTACCAACTGTTTGAGATGCTGGTTTCCTTCCTATCGCTGAGTAGCTGGATTAAATATTTTTAGGTAGGTTGCTCTTGTTACAAGACAGTAGTTGAAACTACCCCCTATTACCAGGACAAAAGTATGCAGCATAAAAATTAAGTACAATAGTTAATAACATTAAGTATAAAAAAGTACAAAATTTAACTTATTTTTTGTACTTTTTTATACTTATTAGGTATATTATTAATTCCTCCCTACTTTTAGACTAACTTGTAATACTACTTATTTTTTACCACAATGCCTAAACTAATTGACTATCCCCGCACGAATTATACCGGTGCCTGGGAGGTTAGCGAGGTAGTAGACGACACAGGCGGAAAATGCGCCCTGGAAACCTGCGCTCGTAAACTGAACCGGAAAGTAAGCGGGTCATTTAAAGCCATTGTTGGTTCGGCCGTAAAGTTTGGTCTGCTGACTAGTAAGCGGGAAATGCTTACTACTACCACGCTTTTCCGACGCATTAAACATGCCTACGACAAACAGGAGGAATTACTGTTTCATCGAGAAGCTTTTCTGACCCCTCCACTATTCACGCAGCTGTGCCGGAAATTTCGCTCACGCGAATTACCCGTTGCGATGCTCGATGTACTTTTAATTCGGGAGTTTGACGTGGAGGAAATAAACGCCCAGAGTGTCGCCAAAGCTTTTGTAGACGGCGCACGCATGGTTGGATTGCTCGACGAGCACAACATCGTAGCAGATATTGACCAACTGGCCGCCCAGCAGCCCCCGCGCCGGGAACTCGCCAGTCCATCCCCGTCTCCCAACGTGTTCCGCCAGTCGCCAGCCCCCATTATTCCCTTCGACAGTGAGGAAACAACCAGCGAGCCGGAAAACGAGTTGGCTTCTGCAGAAGTGCTACCTAATACCCCGGTTGCCAGGGTGACAGCCCCTGCCCCGGCGGAAGCACTGCCGCTACCCAGAGCCACGCTGCTACCGCCGGTCCGGACGGCACCACAAGCCACCAGTGATGCCATTGCCAGCTTATTTGGCCTAGGAACTGCCCCGGTATCCTTACCAACCGGCAACAGTGACTCCGGCCCTACTGAGTCGTCATACATCTCCCCTGTTTACCGCTCGACCGACGTGAATGCAACAACCGGCGCTGCCAGCGCTATAGTGACACCGAGCGAAATCCCCACGGAAACCGGCCTCATCTTTCGTATCCAAGTTGCCGGCCCTGGCCTTAATACTGCGCTGGAGGTAATTGATGCTGAAGACCTGGCTTTAGTCCGGGCTTTACTCGACAAGATTGAGAGGCGGCTTAAACAATAGAATTCATATTTAAGCTACAGGCTTTGTTTTCAGCAAATTAAAATTTATCTATTAATTATGTTAAGTTGAGATGTTCAAAAAAAAGGTCCTACTAGGGGAACTAGTAGGACCAATAACTGCCTGGCTAGCCCTTAGGTTAGTCGGGTAGCGGCCGCCGCTGGCCGCTGCCAATTACCTGGTGACGCTGCCGTAGCACGGCCAGAACCTCAGCCAGCGACGAGCCACTAGCGCGCAGCAGCACCAGCAAATGATAGAGCAGGTCGGCCGCTTCACCAGCCACGCCCGCTTTATTGCCAGCCATAGCGTCGATGACGGTTTCAATAGCCTCCTCCCCTACTTTCTGAGCAATCCGGGCCAGGCCTTTTTCGAACAGGCGCACCGTGTAGGAGCCGGGCTCCTCAGCTGGGTACTGCTGGCGGCGCTCAATAAGCTGTTCTAGCTCGGCCAAGAAGCCAATGGCAGGCGTCGGCAGCGCGGTGGGCTCCGCGGCAACAGCCGGCGCGGCCGTTTCAAAGCAGCTGGTAGTGCCCCGATGACAGGTCGGCCCGTCGGGATGCGCCAGCACCAAGACAGTGTCCTGGTCGCAATCGGCGTGTAAGCTTACTACCCGCAGGTAATTGCCGCTGGTTTCGCCCTTGGTCCAGAGGCGCTGTTTGGAGCGGGAAAAGAACGTAACCCGTCCTTCGGCCTGGGTACGCTGCCAGGCCTCGGCATTAAAATAACCCAGCATGAGCACTTGCCCGGTGGCAGCATCCTGCACGATGGCCGGGATAAGCTGGTCGGGCATTTTTTGAAAGTCTAGCTCCATAAGAGAATCCATAATGGACAGCGGCCGGGCCGCAACGAAAGAATTAAGCCGGCAGCGACTTGGGTTGTAGCAGGTCCCAGAGGTTGCCGTAGAGGTCTTCAAATATGGCTACTGTCGCATAAGCTTCTTCGCGGGGCGTTTCGCGGAAGCGCACCCCGGCGACCTGCATAGCGTGGTAATCGCGCCAGAAGTCGTCGGTAGTAAGAAACAAGAACACCCGGCCGCCGGTCTGGTTGCCCACCCTGGCTAGCTGCTCCGCGCCATCGGCCTGGGCCAGCAGCAGGGCGCTGCCCCCTTGCCCACCGGGCGGGGCTACCAGCACCCAGCGCTTACCGCCGCCCAGGGGCGTATCGGCCACGACGCGGAAGCCAAGCCGCTGGGTATAAAAGGCCAGCGCCTCGTCGTATTCGCGCACCACCAAGGCTACGTGGGCAAGTTGTTGATGCATAACCAGTAAAGAAATTGACACTAGACAGAAATACTAGACAGCAGGAGGGCCCGCCCGTTTCAGGCAGCAAAAATTTACGGCCTACCCTACCGGGCGCATGGCCACTCCTTCGGCCAGCAGGTAGTTTTTGAGACCCGCCACCGATATGTCGCCGAAGTGAAAGACGCTGGCGGCTAGCGCCGCCTCGGCCCCGCCGGGCTGCAGCACGTCGCGGAAGTGCGCCGCCGCCCCCGCCCCACCCGAGGCAATAACGGGTACCCCTACGGCGGCCGCCACCGCCCCGGTTAGCCCCAGGGCGAAGCCGTCGCGGGTGCCGTCGTGGCTCATACTCGTCAGCAGGATTTCGCCCGCGCCGCGCGCAGCGGCTTCGCGGCACCAGGCCACGGCTTCGCGGCCGGCGGGGTGGCGGCCGCCGTGGGTAAAGACTTCCCAGACTTCGTCGGCGGGGCTAGGGCTAGCAGCGGCCTCGTTGGCTTGGCGGGCATCCACGGCCACCACGATGGCCTGCGAGCCGAAGCGCCGGGCCAGCTCATCAATCAGGCCGGGCTCGCGCAGCACCGAGGAGTTGAGACTTACTTTATCGGCTCCGTTTAGCAAGAGCGCCTCCACGTCGGCCACGGCCCCGATACCGCCGCCCACGGTGAAAGGGATGTTGACCTCGCGGGCCACGTTGCGCACCAACGCGATGAGAGTGCGGCGCTTCTCCACGGTGGCCGTGATGTCGAGCAGCACCAGCTCGTCGATGCCCTCCTGGGCGTAGCGCGCGGCCAGGGCCACCGGGTCGCCGGCGTCGCGCAGGTTCACAAAGTTAGTACCCTTCACGGTGCGGCCGTTCTGCACGTCGAGGCAGGCAATGAGGCGTTTGGTAAGCATAGGTATCTGCGAAAAAATCAGGTCAAAGTTCTTCAAAAGAGGCCGTAGCCTCATTCGTATGCAGGCAATAATTACTATCGGCAGAAACCACGCACGCGTGTAGTACTGTACCCGGCCAGACAGCGGAGCCCCCCGGCGGCCGGAACAACGGTTAGTTCAACAAGTCCCTGGCCAGCTCTGCCCGCAACTGCGGCTCCGTAATTGTGCCTTCGTAAATGGCCTTGCCAATGATGGCCCCCGCCAGGCCCAGCTCGCGCATCGCTGCCACGTCGGCCACGGTCGTGACGCCGCCGCTGGCCACAAACTGCGCCGCCGGAAACTGCTGCCGCAGCGCGGTGTAGGTTTCGGTGGCGGGCCCCTGCAGCTGGCCGTCACGGCTCACGTCGGTGCAGATAAAGGTGGTGGCCCCGGCCGCCAGGTAAGCGTCAATAAAGCCGGTCAGCGTGCGGTCCGATTGCTCGGTCCAGGCACTCACGGCAATGTAGCCGTCCTTAAAATCGGCCCCGATGATGATGCGCCCGGCCCCGAAGCGGGCTAGCCACTTCCCCACCAGCGCTGGCTCGCGGGCCGCGATACTGCCGGCCGTGAGCTGCGCCGCCCCGGCCGCAAACGCCGCCTCGGCCGCCGCCGTCGTCTGGATACCGCCGCCAAAGTCAATGTGCAGCCCGGTGTGCCGGGCCAGGCGCTCGAGCACCGACAGCTGGCGCGGCGCGCGGGCGCGGGCCCCGTCGAGGTCCACTAAATGCAGTCGCGTAGCCCCGAGCTGCTCGAAGTACTGGGCCTGGGCCAGGGGGTCGGCGGCGTAGGTAGTCTGCCGGGCAAAGTCGCCGCCGGTCAGGCGCACGCACGCGCCGTTGATAAGGTCAATGGCAGGAATTATATCCATTTGAGAAATATACTGGCGCCAGCCTTTCGACCCACGCTTACAGCATGTATTAAATACTACTACTAGGTGAGGTTAGCCGTCAGAAAATTCTTCAGAATCTGCTCGCCCACCGGGCCGCTTTTTTCCACGTGAAACTGCACGCCGTAGAAGTTGCGGTAGCGAACGCCCGCGCTGAAAGGCTGGCTAGCCGGGTAGCTGGCCTGGGCGATAGTATAGTCGCCCACCGGTGCGTAGTAGCTGTGTACGAAGTACACGTAGTCGGCCGCCGTGGGTGCGAGCAGGTGGTGCGAGTCCGACTCGAAGTTCGGGGCGGTCGGATTGCCCAGCCCCGCGAAAAGTAGCGTTTGCAGGTCGTGCAGGTTATTCCAGCCCATGTGGGGCACTTTGTGCGCCGCGTCGGGCGGCGCGAAGCGCACTACGTCGAAGGGCAGCATACCCAGCAGCTCGGTGCCGCCGGCCGGCCCTTCGGCACTGTGGCGGCCTAGCAGCTGCATGCCCAGGCAGATGCCCAGAAACGGCTGCGTAAGCGTGGGCAGCACCTTATCCAGGCCCGCAGCCCGCAGCGACTGCATGGCCGAGCTGGCCTCGCCCTCACCCGGAAAAAGCACCCGGTCGGCCCGCCGGATTACGGCGGGGTCCGAGGTGAGCGTGGCGTTCATGCCCAGCCGCTCCAGGGCAAAAAGCACCGATTGCACGTTGCCTCCCTGGTAGTCGATGACGGCGATGTTCATACTCAAACATTTGGTTAAGCAGGCAACTTTTTCAAGTTTACCCAAATGATAAATATAGCTTACAAGATTCCTTTCGTGCTGGGAATCACGTGCTGGCCGGCCGGGTCGCGCACCAGGGCCAGCTTAATGGACTTGGCCACGGCCTTAAAAATTGCCTCGATTTTATGGTGCTCGTTGTCACCCTCACACTTAATGTTGAGGTTGCAGCGGGCCGCGTCGGAGAAGCTTTTAAAGAAATGGTAAAAAAGCTCCGTTGGCACGTCGCCCACCCGCTCGCGCCGGAAGTCGGCGGCCCAGACCAGCCAGGGCCGGCCCGAGAAATCGATGGCGGCCTGGGCCAGCGCATCGTCCATGGGCAGCAGGAAGCCGTAGCGGTTCACGCCACGCTTGTCGCCGAGAGCTTCGTGGTAGGCCGCGCCGATGGCAATGGCCGTATCTTCCACGGTGTGGTGCTCGTCGATGTGCAAATCGCCGTGCGTGCGCACGTAGAGGTCGCAGCCGCTGTGCTTGCCCAGCTGGTCGAGCATGTGGTCGAAGAAGCCTAGCCCGGTCTGGCAGTCGGTGTGGCCGGTGCCGTCGAGGTTAAGGATAACCTCAATGCGCGTCTCGTTGGTGTTGCGCATCACGTGGGCCTTGCGCGGCGGGCGGCGCAGGTGCTCGTACACCCTAGCCCAGTCGGTGGTGCTGAGCGCGGCGCGCTCGTCGGCCTCGGCGTGCAGCAGGATGGCCTGGCAGCCCAGGTTCTCGGCCAGCTGCACATCGGTGCGGCGGTCGCCAATCACGTAAGAGTGCTTGAGGTCGTAGCCGGCGGCCGGGTCGAGGTAGCGGGTGAGCAGCGCCGTGCCCGGCTTGCGCGTCGGGGCCGGGTCGTGGGCAAAGCTGCGGTCGATGAGAATCTCGGCGAACTCAACCCCCTCCCCTTTCAGGATGTCCAGCATCTTTTGCTGGTAGGGCCAGAAGGTTTCTTCGGGGTAGCTAGCAGTGCCCAGGCCGTCCTGGTTGGTAACCAGGACGAGCTCGTACTCGCCGTCGCGGGCTAGCTGGGCCAGGGCCGTGATGGCGCCGGGCACGAAGTCGAATTTATGCCAGGCATCAATCTGGAAGTCGGTCGGCGGCTCGATGAGGATGGTGCCGTCGCGGTCGATGAAGAGAACTTTTTTCATGTCAGAATAAAGCGAGCAAAGAAATCGTACTTAGTCAGCTAGGAGGAGCAGCGCGTTGATAAATGCTTCGTAACGCTCCCCTAGCGGCAGTTCCGCATTGGTGGTCAGCCGGCGGCGGGTGGTTTCCAGGACTTGCTGCGTAAGTGGGTTTGTCCCCGCTTTCTGGTAGTCTTCCCAGTATAAGCCCACGCCGCGCTTTTGCCAAGCGGGCAGGTCGTTGTAATTAATACCGTGGGCAAACAGCAGGTCGTGCTTGGCCGCAGTACGCAGCCCTTTTACCTGGCCCGTTGCCTCGCCCACCGAGCGGCCCTGCTTGCGCAGCAGCCAGTAACAGTGCGCATTAAGCGAGTTGCGACCGGCATCTTCCTGCCGCCATCGAAAATAATCGACCACGTCCTGGCGGCGGGGCAGCTGCGAGATACGGCAATCAAATACCCCCGGCGCCCCGAGCTGCAGCGAGAACCTAGCCGACGCCTCGCCCGCCAGCACGGACGTATATTTGCGCAGCTTGCGGCCAAAGGAATCTTCGGCCGGATGCAGCAGCAACGAGATTTCGTCGCTCTGCGTGTAGCCGTACACCAGTCGAAAACCGCAATCGAGCAGGTGGCGGGTGGTAGCCACCATGTAATCGCGCATCCGCTCATCGAAGGGTGCTTCGAAGGCGTGTACCTCCTTGGTCAGGCGCGTGAAGCCGCGCCCATCGAGCCGGGCTACCAGATAGAGGCCGGGCAGGGCACAGTGGTCGTGCGCCGTCTCGAAGATGCGCAGGCGAGCGTCAAGGTCGTCAAATTTCATCTTGCCAGTCAGTTATCGCAAATTCCTGATTGCCTTGCACACGCACAAAATAGAGCGTATCAAATCCTTCGGCGCGGGTGGGTAGCTCCAGCCGGTTGCGCGTGGCCCGAATGCCCTTATCGGGTATCTGCCGCTCGCCGGGCCGTTGCTGGTTCCGCACCAGGGCTTCGGCGGCGATTGATTGAAAGAAATACCCAACCACTTCAAACCCGGCGGCGCGGGCGGGCGCGATATAACTCGCCCGCCCCGCCCGGGTGGGATTGGTATTATCCACCACGCACCGCATCTGCGTTTCCAGACACACCTGTAGCAAGCGCTGCTCCCGATGGCGCGTGCGCAGCAAATCGAGGCTGAGACGCACGTGAGAATGAAAGAAGCGCTGCTGGTAAAACGTAGATTTACCGGTAGCCTGAATGCCGCAGAAGAGTACGAGTTGCATAGATTCACTCAACTAGCCACCTCAAATTCCTCCAGCGCCGCCAGCAGCTTCTCGTTCTCCTCGGGCGAGCCCACCGTGAGGCGCAGCGTGCCCGCGCAGCCGGGCTGGGTGGTGCGGTTGCGCACCACAATGCCGCGGCCCAGCAGATAATCGTACACGGCCGTGGCATCGGGGCGGAAGCGCACGAGCAAAAAATTGGCATCGGAGGGGAAAACCTCGGCTACGATGGGCAGCGCGGGCAGGCGCGCGGCCAGCCACTCGCGGCCGGCCAGCAGCTGCCCGCGCAAGCTCTCGAAGTGCGGCGCCGCCCCTAGCGCCGCCAGCGCGTGCTGCTGGGTGGCTTCGGAGATGTTGTAGGGCGGCTTAATTTTATTGAGGTAGCCGATGATTGCGGGCGAGGCGAAGGCCATGCCCAGGCGCAGGCCGGCTAGCCCCCAGGCCTTGGAAAAGGTCTGCAGCACCACCAGGTTCGGGAATTCGGCCAGGCGCGTCGTCCAGCTGGGGGCGGCGGCGAAGTCGGCGTAGGCCTCATCGACCACCACCAGGCCGGGGAAGCCGCGCAGAATTTCCTCAATAGCTTCGGCGTGCAGCAGATTGCCGGTGGGATTATTGGGCGAGCACAGGAACACCAGCTTGGCTTGCGAGGCCAGCACACCGGCCACGATTGCGGGCGAGAGCTGGAAATCGGCCGTGAGCGGCAGGCGCTCGATGCGCACGTCGTTGAGGTTGGCGGCCACCTCGTACATGCCGTAGGTGGGCGGCAGCAGCAACATGCTGTCTTGGCCGCCCGGCGTGCAGGTGAGGCGCACCAGCAGGTCGATGGCCTCGTCGGAGCCGTTGCCCAGGAAAATCTGGCTCGGGTCCACGCCTTTCAGTCGGGCTAGCTCGGCTTTTACGGCGCGCTGCTGCGGGTCGGGGTAGCGGTTGAACCGCGCCGGGCCGGTGCTGCCCAGGCTGTTCTCGTTGGCGTCGAGCATCACCTGGGCATCGCCCTGAAACTCGTCGCGGGCCGATGAGTACGGCTTCATGGCCCGGATATTGGGGCGAATGAGGGATTCTAAATCGAAAGACATAGCGAAGTCGTTGCTCATGCTGAGCTTGCCGAAGCCTCTTGCTCGCCTCGTTAGGGTAGTGACCCAAGCGGCACGAGCGAGAGGCTTCGACAAGCTCAGCATGACGTTCTTTTAAGTAGTTAATACGCCCAGCGCCTCCCGGCGCAACGCCACGGCCTGGGCGTGGGCGCGCAGGCCCTCGGCCTCGGCCATGGGCTCCACTACCGGGGCGAGCGCGAGCAGGCCGGCGGGGGCGAGCTGCTGGAAGGTGATTTTCTTGTAAAACGAATCGAGCGACACCCCGCTATAGGCCCGGGCGTAGCCCCCGGTGGGCAGCGTGTGGTTGGTGCCGGAGGCGTAGTCGCCCACCGCCTCGGGCGTGAGGTGGCCCATGAACACCGAGCCCGCGTTGTAGATATCAGCGGCTAGCGCCTCGGGAGCGGCCACGGCCAGGATGAGGTGCTCGGGGGCGTACTGGTTGCTGAAGGCTAGCATCGTGGCCACGTCGGGCAGCAGCAGGCCGCGGCTTTCGGTAAGAGCCTGCCGGGCGATTTCGGCGCGGGGCAGCCGCGGCAACTGGCGCTCTAACTCCGTAACTACGCTGTTTAATACCGTCTCCGAATCGGTGAGCAGTACCACCTGCGAGTCGGGGCCGTGCTCGGCCTGCGAGAGCAGGTCGGCCGCCACGAAGGCCGGGTTGGCGCTGGCATCGGCAATCACCAGCACTTCGCTCGGGCCGGCGGGCATGTCGATGGCCACGCCGCGCTGGGCGGCCAGCTGCTTGGCGGCCGTCACGTAGCGGTTGCCGGGGCCGAAAATCTTATCCACGGCCGGCACCGAGGCCGTGCCCACGGTGAGGGCGGCCACGGCCTGCGCCCCGCCCGCTTTGATAATCGTGGTCAGCCCCAGCTCCTGGGCGGCGAAAAGGATGGCCGGCGCGATGGCACCCGTGCCCCGGCCGGGCGGCGTGCACAGCACAATCTCGCGGCAGCCCGCCAGCCTGGCCGGAATGCCCAGCATCAATAAGGTAGAGAACAGCGGCGCCGAGCCGCCCGGCACGTAGAGGCCCACCCGCGGCACGGCCACGCTGCGGCGCCAGCAGCGCACGCCGGGCATGGTTTCTACTTCGGCCTCCACGGCGGCGGGGCGCTGGGCGGCGTGAAAGGTGGTGATGTTCTGAATGGCCTGGCGGATGGCCGCCTGTAGTTCGGCCGGCACCTGAGCGGCGCCGGCGGCCAGCTCTTCGGCGCTCACGCGCAGGCTAGCCAGGCTGGGCACGCCGTCGAGCTGGGCGGCGTACTGGCGCAGGGCCTCGTCGCCGCGCCGGGCCACGTCGTCGAAAATCTCGCCGGCGCGGGTTAGCACGGCGGCGTTGCTTTCGGCCAGCGGGCGCTGCTGCAGCGCGGGCCACTGGCTAGGGTCGGGATTGCGAAAAATCTGCATAGCAACGAGCGTTGGTCCTGCTGAGCTGGGCGAAGCATCTTGGCCGCTTCGGTGGGTTACTATCCCTACCGGCGCAAGCGAGATGCTTGGCCCAGCTCAGCAGAACGTTCTGTTTAAGTATCTACCCGACGCGCTTCTCAATGGGCAGCACCAGGATGCCCTCGGCCCCGATGGCCTGCAGCTCGCCGGCGATGTGCCAGAACTTGTCTTCCTCCACCACCGACTGCACCGATACCCAGCCGTCTTCGGCCAGGGGCGTGACGGTGGGCGACTTGATGCCCGGCAGCAGGGCCTTTACGGCATCGAGGGCGGCTAGCGGGGCGTTGAGCACGATGTACTTCGAGCGCTGGGCCCGGCGCACGGCCTGCATCCGGAACCGCAGCTGGTCGAGCAGCTCCTGCTTGTCGGGGCTGAGGTTGGGAGCGGCGATGAGCACGGCCTCCGAGCGAAAGATGGTTTCGACTTCGCGCAGGCCGTTGCCGAGCAGGGTCGAGCCGCTGCTCACGATGTCGCAGATGGCCTCGGCCAGCCCGATGCTGGGCGCAATCTCGACCGAGCCCGAAATGGTGTGCAGGTGGGCCCGCACGCCCTGGCCGGCCAGGTAGTCGCCGAGCAGCTTGGGGTACGACGTGGCAATGCTTTTGCCCTGCAAGTCGGCCACCGAATTGTACTCGGCGCCGCGCGGCACGGCCAGACTCAGGCGGCACTTGCTGAAGCCCAGGGGTTCGACTTCGAGGGCCGCGCAGCCGGCTTCGACCAGCACGTTCTGGCCCACGATGCCGAGGTCGGCCACGCCGTCCTGCACGTAGCCGGGAATATCGTCGTCGCGCAGGTAGAGGATTTCCAGCGGAAAGTTGCTGGCCTCGACCTTGAGCTTATAGGACGACGAAACGAAGCTGATGCCGCACTCGCGGATGAGCTGAAGGGAGTCCTCCGAGAGGCGGCCGGACTTTTGAATGGCTAAACGCAGCATGAGAAAGAAAGCGCCGACGACCCGGGGCGGGCCAGCGGCCAGATTGAACGGCGTTCCGGCGGCTAGGCCCCGGAAACGCCTTCGTATAATACCCAAACGAGGAAAAAGTTATTTCCCGGCCCAGTGGCGGGGCGGCGGTGGAGACGCGAGCGGCTGGCAAAGGCTACAGGGTAGCGGCCAGCCCGGTTGCCCGGTCTCCTACAGATGGTGGTGATGCTGCTGCGGCGCGGCGGCCAACGGCTGCGTAGCCTGCCAGGCCGCCGCCAGCCCCGAAAAGGGGGCCGCAAGCGCGGGGCTGAAGGCAGACGTGAGGCAGTAGGCGGGGGTCATCGTGGGGCAAAGGTAGGCAGCGGGACCGAAATCCAAAGGCCCTTACGCAAAAACACCCCCTGAGGCTAGCCAGGTTACCGACCAGGACCAGCCCGCTCCCCACCTCTGCCCACGGGCCTAGC
The genomic region above belongs to Hymenobacter sp. BRD128 and contains:
- a CDS encoding tRNA(His) guanylyltransferase Thg1 family protein, whose protein sequence is MKFDDLDARLRIFETAHDHCALPGLYLVARLDGRGFTRLTKEVHAFEAPFDERMRDYMVATTRHLLDCGFRLVYGYTQSDEISLLLHPAEDSFGRKLRKYTSVLAGEASARFSLQLGAPGVFDCRISQLPRRQDVVDYFRWRQEDAGRNSLNAHCYWLLRKQGRSVGEATGQVKGLRTAAKHDLLFAHGINYNDLPAWQKRGVGLYWEDYQKAGTNPLTQQVLETTRRRLTTNAELPLGERYEAFINALLLLAD
- the hisG gene encoding ATP phosphoribosyltransferase; protein product: MLRLAIQKSGRLSEDSLQLIRECGISFVSSSYKLKVEASNFPLEILYLRDDDIPGYVQDGVADLGIVGQNVLVEAGCAALEVEPLGFSKCRLSLAVPRGAEYNSVADLQGKSIATSYPKLLGDYLAGQGVRAHLHTISGSVEIAPSIGLAEAICDIVSSGSTLLGNGLREVETIFRSEAVLIAAPNLSPDKQELLDQLRFRMQAVRRAQRSKYIVLNAPLAALDAVKALLPGIKSPTVTPLAEDGWVSVQSVVEEDKFWHIAGELQAIGAEGILVLPIEKRVG
- a CDS encoding HisA/HisF-related TIM barrel protein, with protein sequence MDIIPAIDLINGACVRLTGGDFARQTTYAADPLAQAQYFEQLGATRLHLVDLDGARARAPRQLSVLERLARHTGLHIDFGGGIQTTAAAEAAFAAGAAQLTAGSIAAREPALVGKWLARFGAGRIIIGADFKDGYIAVSAWTEQSDRTLTGFIDAYLAAGATTFICTDVSRDGQLQGPATETYTALRQQFPAAQFVASGGVTTVADVAAMRELGLAGAIIGKAIYEGTITEPQLRAELARDLLN
- the hisC gene encoding histidinol-phosphate transaminase yields the protein MSFDLESLIRPNIRAMKPYSSARDEFQGDAQVMLDANENSLGSTGPARFNRYPDPQQRAVKAELARLKGVDPSQIFLGNGSDEAIDLLVRLTCTPGGQDSMLLLPPTYGMYEVAANLNDVRIERLPLTADFQLSPAIVAGVLASQAKLVFLCSPNNPTGNLLHAEAIEEILRGFPGLVVVDEAYADFAAAPSWTTRLAEFPNLVVLQTFSKAWGLAGLRLGMAFASPAIIGYLNKIKPPYNISEATQQHALAALGAAPHFESLRGQLLAGREWLAARLPALPIVAEVFPSDANFLLVRFRPDATAVYDYLLGRGIVVRNRTTQPGCAGTLRLTVGSPEENEKLLAALEEFEVAS
- the hisD gene encoding histidinol dehydrogenase; the protein is MQIFRNPDPSQWPALQQRPLAESNAAVLTRAGEIFDDVARRGDEALRQYAAQLDGVPSLASLRVSAEELAAGAAQVPAELQAAIRQAIQNITTFHAAQRPAAVEAEVETMPGVRCWRRSVAVPRVGLYVPGGSAPLFSTLLMLGIPARLAGCREIVLCTPPGRGTGAIAPAILFAAQELGLTTIIKAGGAQAVAALTVGTASVPAVDKIFGPGNRYVTAAKQLAAQRGVAIDMPAGPSEVLVIADASANPAFVAADLLSQAEHGPDSQVVLLTDSETVLNSVVTELERQLPRLPRAEIARQALTESRGLLLPDVATMLAFSNQYAPEHLILAVAAPEALAADIYNAGSVFMGHLTPEAVGDYASGTNHTLPTGGYARAYSGVSLDSFYKKITFQQLAPAGLLALAPVVEPMAEAEGLRAHAQAVALRREALGVLTT
- the hisB gene encoding bifunctional histidinol-phosphatase/imidazoleglycerol-phosphate dehydratase HisB; translated protein: MKKVLFIDRDGTILIEPPTDFQIDAWHKFDFVPGAITALAQLARDGEYELVLVTNQDGLGTASYPEETFWPYQQKMLDILKGEGVEFAEILIDRSFAHDPAPTRKPGTALLTRYLDPAAGYDLKHSYVIGDRRTDVQLAENLGCQAILLHAEADERAALSTTDWARVYEHLRRPPRKAHVMRNTNETRIEVILNLDGTGHTDCQTGLGFFDHMLDQLGKHSGCDLYVRTHGDLHIDEHHTVEDTAIAIGAAYHEALGDKRGVNRYGFLLPMDDALAQAAIDFSGRPWLVWAADFRRERVGDVPTELFYHFFKSFSDAARCNLNIKCEGDNEHHKIEAIFKAVAKSIKLALVRDPAGQHVIPSTKGIL
- the hisIE gene encoding bifunctional phosphoribosyl-AMP cyclohydrolase/phosphoribosyl-ATP diphosphatase HisIE, producing MELDFQKMPDQLIPAIVQDAATGQVLMLGYFNAEAWQRTQAEGRVTFFSRSKQRLWTKGETSGNYLRVVSLHADCDQDTVLVLAHPDGPTCHRGTTSCFETAAPAVAAEPTALPTPAIGFLAELEQLIERRQQYPAEEPGSYTVRLFEKGLARIAQKVGEEAIETVIDAMAGNKAGVAGEAADLLYHLLVLLRASGSSLAEVLAVLRQRHQVIGSGQRRPLPD
- a CDS encoding AAA family ATPase; the encoded protein is MQLVLFCGIQATGKSTFYQQRFFHSHVRLSLDLLRTRHREQRLLQVCLETQMRCVVDNTNPTRAGRASYIAPARAAGFEVVGYFFQSIAAEALVRNQQRPGERQIPDKGIRATRNRLELPTRAEGFDTLYFVRVQGNQEFAITDWQDEI
- the hisH gene encoding imidazole glycerol phosphate synthase subunit HisH — its product is MNIAVIDYQGGNVQSVLFALERLGMNATLTSDPAVIRRADRVLFPGEGEASSAMQSLRAAGLDKVLPTLTQPFLGICLGMQLLGRHSAEGPAGGTELLGMLPFDVVRFAPPDAAHKVPHMGWNNLHDLQTLLFAGLGNPTAPNFESDSHHLLAPTAADYVYFVHSYYAPVGDYTIAQASYPASQPFSAGVRYRNFYGVQFHVEKSGPVGEQILKNFLTANLT
- the hisF gene encoding imidazole glycerol phosphate synthase subunit HisF; the encoded protein is MLTKRLIACLDVQNGRTVKGTNFVNLRDAGDPVALAARYAQEGIDELVLLDITATVEKRRTLIALVRNVAREVNIPFTVGGGIGAVADVEALLLNGADKVSLNSSVLREPGLIDELARRFGSQAIVVAVDARQANEAAASPSPADEVWEVFTHGGRHPAGREAVAWCREAAARGAGEILLTSMSHDGTRDGFALGLTGAVAAAVGVPVIASGGAGAAAHFRDVLQPGGAEAALAASVFHFGDISVAGLKNYLLAEGVAMRPVG
- a CDS encoding VOC family protein, whose protein sequence is MHQQLAHVALVVREYDEALAFYTQRLGFRVVADTPLGGGKRWVLVAPPGGQGGSALLLAQADGAEQLARVGNQTGGRVFLFLTTDDFWRDYHAMQVAGVRFRETPREEAYATVAIFEDLYGNLWDLLQPKSLPA